The Allochromatium tepidum genome has a window encoding:
- a CDS encoding cytochrome C assembly family protein — protein MIHILLAYVATLCYLASAAFIGIRLFRKEGWIPPRALAIAVGFGGLVLHSWLLWNGVFSHAGINLGFYHALALTSWTIVALLLVSSLTKPVDNLGLILLPAAALSLLLEAHMADVGFMRESAGTALKIHVLVSMLAYSLLTLAAVQAILLAVQDHHLRNRHPTGFVRTLPPLQTMESLLFEMITAGFVLLTLALLSGFAFLENMFAQHLVHKTVLSVLAWLVFGGLLVGRFRKGWRGRTAIVWTLGGFAILILAYFGSKAVLQFVLQNAG, from the coding sequence ATGATCCACATCCTCCTTGCCTACGTCGCCACGCTCTGCTATCTGGCCTCGGCCGCCTTCATCGGCATCCGTCTGTTCCGCAAGGAGGGATGGATTCCGCCCCGCGCGCTCGCGATCGCCGTCGGTTTCGGCGGTCTGGTGCTGCACAGTTGGCTGCTCTGGAACGGCGTCTTCAGCCATGCCGGGATCAATCTCGGCTTCTATCACGCGCTGGCGCTCACCTCCTGGACCATCGTCGCGCTGCTCCTGGTCTCCAGCCTGACCAAGCCGGTCGACAATCTGGGGCTGATCCTGCTGCCGGCGGCGGCGCTGAGTCTGCTGCTGGAGGCGCACATGGCCGATGTCGGCTTCATGCGCGAATCGGCCGGCACGGCGCTCAAGATCCATGTGCTGGTGTCGATGCTGGCCTATAGCCTGCTGACGCTGGCGGCGGTGCAGGCGATCCTGCTGGCGGTGCAGGACCATCATCTGCGCAATCGGCATCCGACCGGGTTCGTGCGTACTCTGCCGCCGCTCCAGACCATGGAAAGTCTGCTGTTCGAGATGATCACGGCCGGCTTCGTGCTGCTGACGCTGGCGCTGTTGAGCGGCTTTGCGTTCCTGGAGAACATGTTTGCGCAGCATCTGGTGCACAAGACCGTGCTCTCGGTGCTGGCTTGGCTGGTGTTCGGCGGGCTGCTGGTCGGGCGCTTCCGCAAGGGCTGGCGCGGACGCACGGCCATCGTCTGGACGCTCGGCGGCTTCGCGATCCTGATCCTGGCCTACTTCGGCAGCAAGGCGGTGCTGCAATTCGTCTTGCAGAATGCGGGCTGA
- the ffh gene encoding signal recognition particle protein: MFQNLQDRFETVLTNLRGQGRLTEDNIKDTLREVRMALLEADVALPVVRQFIEDVREQALGEAVTKSLTPGQVLIKIVNDELVKIMGAANERLDLAAQPPAVILMAGLQGSGKTTSVAKLARWLQEKQKKSVMVVSCDVYRPAAIEQLRTVAGEVGAEFCPSQGDEDPVHIAQRALESARKRFKDVLIVDTAGRLHVDAEMMDEIKRIHQAIKPVETLFVVDSMTGQDAANTAKAFDEALPLTGVILTKTDGDARGGAALSIRRITGKPIKFLGTGERTTALEPFHPDRVASRILGMGDVVSLVEEVQAKVDKDQAEKLVKKLKKGKDFDLADFKEQLEQMNRMGGMMSLMEKLPGMNQIPDHVKNKASDKEMGKLVAIINSMTPHERRFPAVIKGSRKRRIAAGSGTQVQDVNQLLKQFMQMQKMMKKMKGGGMAKMMRSLQGRLPPGMLPPGGFPPGGGFPPGGMPPGGGFPM, from the coding sequence ATGTTCCAAAATCTCCAGGATCGCTTCGAGACGGTCCTGACCAATCTGCGCGGTCAGGGCCGTCTGACCGAGGACAACATCAAGGACACCCTGCGCGAAGTGCGCATGGCCCTCCTGGAGGCCGATGTCGCGCTGCCGGTGGTGCGCCAGTTCATCGAGGACGTCCGCGAGCAGGCGCTCGGCGAGGCCGTGACCAAGAGCCTGACGCCCGGCCAGGTGCTGATCAAGATCGTCAACGATGAACTGGTCAAGATCATGGGCGCGGCCAATGAGCGTCTGGACCTGGCCGCCCAGCCGCCGGCGGTCATCCTCATGGCCGGTCTGCAGGGCTCGGGCAAGACCACCAGCGTCGCCAAGCTCGCGCGCTGGTTGCAGGAGAAGCAGAAGAAATCCGTGATGGTGGTCAGCTGCGACGTCTATCGTCCGGCGGCCATCGAACAGTTGCGCACCGTCGCCGGTGAGGTCGGGGCCGAGTTCTGTCCCAGCCAGGGCGACGAAGATCCGGTCCACATCGCCCAGCGCGCGCTCGAGAGCGCCCGCAAGCGTTTCAAGGACGTGCTGATCGTCGACACCGCCGGTCGGCTGCACGTCGATGCCGAGATGATGGACGAGATCAAGCGCATCCATCAGGCGATCAAGCCGGTCGAGACCCTGTTCGTGGTCGACTCCATGACGGGTCAGGACGCGGCCAATACGGCCAAGGCGTTCGACGAAGCCCTGCCCCTGACCGGTGTCATCCTCACCAAGACCGACGGTGACGCGCGCGGCGGCGCGGCGCTCTCGATCCGCCGGATCACCGGCAAGCCGATCAAATTCCTCGGCACCGGCGAGCGAACCACCGCGCTCGAGCCCTTCCATCCCGACCGCGTGGCCTCACGTATCCTCGGCATGGGCGACGTGGTCTCGCTGGTCGAGGAGGTCCAGGCCAAGGTCGACAAGGATCAGGCCGAGAAGCTGGTCAAGAAGCTCAAGAAGGGCAAGGATTTCGATCTGGCCGACTTCAAGGAGCAGTTGGAGCAGATGAACAGGATGGGGGGCATGATGAGCCTGATGGAGAAGCTCCCCGGCATGAACCAGATCCCGGACCACGTCAAGAACAAGGCCAGCGACAAGGAGATGGGCAAGCTGGTGGCCATCATCAATTCGATGACGCCGCACGAGCGCCGGTTTCCGGCCGTCATCAAGGGGTCGCGCAAGCGTCGTATCGCCGCCGGCTCGGGCACCCAGGTGCAGGACGTCAATCAGTTGCTCAAGCAGTTCATGCAGATGCAGAAGATGATGAAGAAGATGAAGGGCGGCGGCATGGCCAAGATGATGCGCTCGCTCCAAGGGCGACTGCCGCCGGGGATGCTGCCGCCGGGTGGGTTCCCTCCGGGCGGCGGCTTTCCTCCCGGCGGGATGCCGCCGGGCGGCGGTTTTCCGATGTGA
- the mepA gene encoding penicillin-insensitive murein endopeptidase, producing MSVSIRHRARSQAPFAIRLGLILGLCLLTAPVFATPWGQVQRPSSGMTEVIGSAANGCIGGAETLPETGPGYVSIRRYRNRYYGHPDLIRFVEDLGRAQQQRGGQFVMIGDLSQPRGGLMSSSHRSHQNGLDVDIWFTLANSPTAARQLMDNRSDPPSMVAPGGRTVSQHWGPSQFALIESAARHPRVDRIFVNAAIKQELCRGARGDRAWLRKVRPWWKHDAHFHVRLACPADSPSCEAQAPVPPGDGCGEDLAWWLSDEVLSGQARGKGSVKRAEPEMPFACRAVLTDS from the coding sequence ATGTCGGTTTCGATTCGCCATCGCGCCCGATCACAGGCGCCATTCGCAATACGGCTCGGCCTGATTTTGGGTCTGTGCCTGCTGACTGCGCCGGTCTTCGCCACGCCCTGGGGTCAAGTCCAGCGCCCGTCGTCCGGTATGACCGAAGTCATCGGCAGTGCGGCCAACGGCTGTATCGGCGGGGCCGAGACGCTGCCGGAAACCGGCCCCGGCTATGTCAGCATCCGCCGCTATCGCAACCGCTATTACGGTCATCCGGATCTGATCCGTTTCGTCGAGGATCTGGGACGCGCTCAGCAACAGCGCGGCGGTCAATTCGTCATGATCGGCGATCTCAGCCAGCCGCGCGGCGGACTCATGTCGTCCTCGCACCGCAGTCATCAGAACGGGCTGGACGTGGATATCTGGTTCACCCTGGCCAATTCGCCGACGGCGGCCCGGCAACTGATGGACAACCGCTCCGATCCGCCCAGTATGGTCGCACCGGGCGGACGCACGGTCAGCCAACATTGGGGGCCGAGTCAGTTCGCCCTGATCGAGTCGGCGGCGCGTCATCCGCGCGTCGATCGCATCTTCGTCAACGCGGCGATCAAACAGGAGCTCTGCCGGGGGGCGCGCGGCGATCGCGCCTGGCTGCGCAAGGTCCGGCCCTGGTGGAAGCATGACGCCCACTTCCATGTGCGTCTGGCCTGTCCCGCCGACAGCCCGAGCTGCGAGGCTCAAGCGCCCGTCCCGCCCGGTGACGGCTGCGGCGAGGATCTGGCCTGGTGGCTGAGCGACGAGGTGTTGAGCGGTCAGGCGCGGGGCAAGGGATCGGTCAAGCGCGCCGAACCCGAGATGCCCTTCGCCTGCCGGGCCGTGCTGACGGACTCCTAG